Proteins found in one Miscanthus floridulus cultivar M001 chromosome 4, ASM1932011v1, whole genome shotgun sequence genomic segment:
- the LOC136548561 gene encoding protein ALP1-like has product MQTAFRGRKSNPTQNLMADVDFDLKFTYVLVGWEGSTHDALILADAIERQDGLSVPEGKFYLVDAGYACCPGLMPPYKGVRYHLSEFCSRTYPSNDRELYNLRHSSLRVTIERAFGALNNRFRILDNKPFHTYKT; this is encoded by the exons ATGCAGACTGCCTTCAGGGGTAGGAAGAGTAACCCAACTCAAAATTTAATGGCTGATGTGGACTTTGACCTGAAATTCACCTATGTCTTGGTTGGTTGGGAGGGATCAACACATGATGCTTTGATCCTGGCTGATGCTATTGAGAGACAAGATGGGTTGAGTGTACCAGAAG GCAAGTTCTACCTAGTTGATGCAGGCTATGCATGCTGCCCTGGGTTGATGCCACCTTACAAAGGTGTGCGCTACCATCTATCTGAGTTTTGTAGCAGAACATATCCTAGTAATGACAGGGAGCTGTACAACCTAAGGCACTCTTCCTTAAGAGTGACAATAGAGCGTGCTTTTGGTGCTTTGAATAATAGGTTTCGTATCCTAGATAATAAGCCCTTCCACACCTACAAGACCTAA